In Candidatus Afararchaeum irisae, a genomic segment contains:
- a CDS encoding DHH family phosphoesterase translates to MRSGLSSQLKLDAGFLECAEDSASHILSSSDDLLLISHIDADGLASAGITSLALDRAGVEHETWFSKQLDENDLREIEDAGYSTVVFTDFGSGLTDEIRRGDFDPVIADHHQPQTAKDSDDGGLEHHLNPLLFGIDGSSEISGAGVSYILARALIGEDAKDLAALAAVGAVGDMQDSKSGRLTGANREIVKEGVEAGVLEERTDLLLFGRQTRDLPRLFEYSTDVYLPGITNSRSGAVDFLEEMGVRLRRADGDWRRWADFSDDERQKVTNSLMEHCITNGVDSDEIDRLVGETYVLSQEEPGTEVRDATEFSTLLNSTARYREAETGLAVCKGDRDEAYLRSHELLRNHRRNLKNGVDFVDSNGVTKLENLQYFDARSEIRDTVVGIIAGMSYSLGTVSRSMPVVAFADSEEDRLDAEDETKVSARGTQSLVRKGLDLSDVMSSCASEVDGGGGGHDIAAGATIPTEEIDSFVRKADAMIGEQLS, encoded by the coding sequence ATGCGTTCGGGACTCTCATCTCAGCTTAAGCTAGACGCCGGATTCCTTGAGTGTGCCGAGGACTCCGCCTCCCACATATTGAGTTCGTCCGACGACCTCCTCCTCATCTCACACATAGACGCCGACGGTCTAGCCAGCGCGGGTATCACCTCGCTCGCACTCGACCGTGCGGGGGTCGAACACGAGACGTGGTTCTCGAAGCAGTTAGACGAGAACGATCTCCGCGAGATCGAGGACGCCGGCTACTCGACTGTCGTATTTACCGACTTCGGGAGCGGACTCACAGACGAGATACGCCGAGGCGACTTCGACCCCGTGATCGCTGACCACCACCAGCCACAGACAGCGAAAGACTCCGACGACGGCGGTCTTGAGCACCATCTCAACCCTCTACTCTTCGGAATAGACGGCTCCTCGGAGATATCGGGCGCGGGGGTATCGTATATCCTCGCGCGCGCACTCATAGGTGAAGACGCCAAGGATCTCGCGGCTCTCGCTGCTGTCGGCGCGGTCGGAGACATGCAGGACTCGAAGTCGGGACGTCTCACAGGGGCTAACCGTGAGATAGTAAAAGAAGGCGTCGAGGCGGGTGTCTTGGAGGAGAGGACTGACTTACTCCTCTTCGGCAGACAGACGCGCGACTTACCGAGGCTCTTCGAGTACTCGACCGATGTCTATCTCCCAGGAATCACCAACTCACGTTCGGGTGCCGTCGACTTCTTGGAGGAGATGGGAGTCCGTCTCAGACGCGCCGACGGAGACTGGAGACGGTGGGCTGACTTCTCCGACGACGAGAGACAGAAGGTCACCAACTCGCTGATGGAACACTGTATCACGAACGGCGTCGACTCCGACGAGATCGACCGTCTCGTGGGCGAGACATACGTACTCAGCCAGGAGGAGCCCGGTACTGAGGTGAGGGACGCCACCGAGTTCTCGACACTCCTCAACTCGACGGCGAGGTACAGGGAGGCGGAGACGGGACTAGCTGTCTGTAAGGGCGACAGGGACGAGGCTTACTTGCGCTCCCATGAGCTTCTGAGGAACCACAGACGCAACCTCAAGAACGGCGTCGATTTCGTCGACTCGAACGGCGTGACTAAGCTCGAAAACCTCCAGTACTTCGACGCTAGGAGCGAGATACGTGACACGGTAGTCGGCATCATCGCGGGAATGAGCTACTCTCTCGGGACTGTGAGTCGGAGCATGCCTGTGGTCGCGTTCGCCGACTCCGAGGAAGATCGGCTTGACGCCGAAGACGAGACAAAGGTCAGCGCGCGTGGGACACAGAGTCTCGTGAGAAAGGGTCTCGACCTCTCAGACGTGATGTCGTCATGTGCCTCGGAGGTCGACGGAGGTGGCGGTGGGCACGACATAGCCGCGGGCGCGACGATACCCACCGAAGAGATCGACTCTTTCGTACGTAAAGCCGACGCCATGATAGGCGAACAGCTTTCTTAG